AGCACAATGACGCCAACGTCCTATGCCTTGGCGAGCGCCTGATCGATGCCGAGGCAGCCGTCGACGCCCTCCGGGCCTGGCTGGATGCGGGGTTTGAGGGTGGTCGCCACGTCGGTCGGGTGGAGAAACTGGCCCGGCTGGACGGGTCGGACGGCTGAGAAGAACCGGTGACCGACCGCGGAAATAAGCCGGTTCAGCTCTCCGGCCTGGAGACGGCCACCCCGACGGAGACGGTCGTCGAGCCCACTCTGGACGACGGCGACCACGACCGGTTCGCCCACTTCGCCCGCAAGACCGACATCGTGAAGTCAGCGGTGACCGGGAAGCCGATCGTGGCCCTCTGTGGCAAGGTGTGGGTCCCGAACCGGAACCCCGACCGCTACCCGGTGTGCCCGACCTGCCGCGAGATCTACGAGCGGAAGAAGGCCGGTGAGGCGGGCGCCTGAGCGCCGGCCCACCACCCTCCGCCATGGGAATGCTCCGCACGCTCCGGGCCGTGGTGCGGCTTCGGCGCCCGGAGCGGGACCGGACCGCCCGACGCCTGCGGGCAGCGGCCAACGTGGACGACCTGCGGAACCTCGCTCGGCGACGCCTGCCAGCCGGAGTCTTCGACTACATCGACGGTGCCGCCGAAGACGAGTTGGCTTTGGCTCGAAACGTGGAGGCCTTCCGAGCTACGACGTTTCGGCCCCGGGTCCTCCGGGGCCTGGGCTCCCTGGATCCGTCCACCACCCTGCTGGGTCGGCCATTGGCCTTCCCCCTGGTGCTGGCTCCCACCGGGTTCACCCGGATCGCCGATCCGGCCGGCGAGTTGGCTGTGGTCCGGGCGGCCGGCCGAGCCGGGATTCCGTTCACCCTGTCCACCATGGGTACCCGGTCGATCGAGGAGTGTGCGGCGGTGGCCGGACCGGGAGCCCGTCTGTGGTTCCAGGTGTACGCCTGGCGCGACCGGGACCTCATCCGACGCCTGGTGGACCGGGCAGCCGCTGCGGGATTTGAGGCACTCTGTCTGACCGTTGACACCGCGGTTTTGGGTCGCCGTGAGCGTGATATCCGCCGGGGTCTGACCCTGCCGCCCGAGATTGGACCCGGCACCTTCCTGGACGGGATCCGGCGGCCCGGTTGGACTTGGCGGTTTTTGCGCTCCGAGCCGATCCGGTTCGCCAACGTGGAGGGTCTGGCCGACGGGAAGGGTGGTCCGGGCGACGGGCGTCGGGCTGTGGACCTGGCGGGCTATATGAATGCCCAGTTCGACCACGGTCTGTCGTGGGACGACGTTGGCTGGCTCCGGTCGATTTGGAACGGTCCGGTCTTGGTCAAGGGGATCCAGTCTGTCGCGGACGCCCGGCTGGCCGTTGAGCACGGAGTGGAGGGGGTGGTGCTCTCCAACCACGGAGGCCGTCAGCTTGATTCGGCGCCAGCCCCCTTCGACCTGGTGCCCGACGTGGTGGCGGCAGTCGGTGGGCGGATCGAGGTGGTGTGTGACGGCGGAGTGCGCCGAGGCTCCGACATCGTTAAGGCGGTAGCGGCCGGGGCCACGGCCACCATGGGAGGACGCCTGTTCCTTTACGCCCTAGCGGCGGCTGGTGAGGCTGGCGTGGACCACGTGCTGGAGTTGCTGCGGTTGGGGACCGAACGAACCATGGCCCTGGTGGGAGCGGCGTCGGTAGGCGACTTGGGGCCTGAACTGCTGGACACGAAAGGGCCGTCCGACCGGTGATCCTTGAGGGTGACTACCGGAGAGACGGCGCGGTCTGTGTTCGCCAGGCCTTCAGCGACGAACACCTTCGTTGGGCCACGGAGGCCATCGAGGCCAACTTGGCCGACCTCTCGCCACTGGCCAAGCGGGCCAGCTCCCATGACGACGGGGCCTTCGTCGAGGATTTCTGCAACTGGGACCGGATCCCAGAGATGGAACAGTTCATCCGCGAGTCGCCTGCTGCACGGATCGCCGCCACCCTGACGGAGTCGAGCACCGTGCGTCTGTACCACGACCACGTCCTGGTGAAGGAGCCTGGAACCCGACAGCACACCCGTTGGCATCAGGATCTTCCTTACTACAACGTGAACGGCCATCAGAATGCCAGCATGTGGTTCCCCGTCGACCCAGTGGACCGGTCGGCCGCCATTCGCTTTATTGCCGGCACCCACCGTGGACCCTGGTATATGCCTCGGACCTTCCTTGACGACCGGGCCGCTTGGTTCCCGGAGGGCAGCCTCGCTGAAATCCCTGACTTTGACGCCGATCCCGAGCGGTGGCCGGTCATTGGGTGGGCGCTTGAACCGGGCGACGCTGTCTTCTTCAACATGTTGACCGTGCATGGTTCGGGCGGGGTGGGCGGAACGACCCGGAGGCGTGTCCTGTCGGTCCGCTTCCTAGGCGATGACATGGTCCACGCTTCCCGCTCGTGGCCGACGTCGCCTCCCTTCCCTGGACTCGTCGAAGAGCTAGACGACGGCTGTCCCCTCGACCATCCCCTCTTCCCGGTCCTGTGGACTCGGAGTGGAACCGAGGCTGAACCACGAAACTGAGACCGACTCAGCCTGTCGAACATCCCGCCATTGGTGAGCGGTCATGAGAGAGGGTCCGCATTGCCGCTCTAGCGTTCCGAGCCGGACGGACGGGACTGCTAGTAGTACTAGTCGGCTCAGGCCACGAGGGTGCTTGGGGTGGTCAGCACCCCGACCAGGACGTCAGTCAGGTCCTGCTCGTAGGATGGGTCATCGAGGAGCGGGGCGGCTCCCGAGTCGAGAGTGACGGCCCGAGCGGCCAGCGACGAGGTCATGAGGCGGATCATGGCCACCAGGCGGGCGTTACGGATCGTCGAGTCAGGCCCGTCAGCCCGGGCTTCCAGTTCAACCAATGCCTCGGTGAGGTGGGTCTGGTCGACTCCTCCAGGGACGTTCTGCCAGGCCGGGAACCGGTCTGACAACTGGGCCACGATGCGGACGTATCGGCGGCCCCGGGGGTAGGCCAGGACGGCGGTCATCGGTTGTACCAGAGCCGAGACCAGAGGGCGGACGTCGGCCGGTGGCGTCGGCTCCAACTGGAGAGCGGCCAGCAGTTCGCCGCGGTGGGTGTCGACGGGGTTGCCGTGCTCGGCCAAGATGGCGTCCAGCACGCCCTCCCGGGAACCGAAATGATAAGTGAGTGCCGAGGTGTTGCGCTGACCGGCGGCCCGGACGATGTTGCCCATGGTCGCCTGCCAGATGCCGACCTCAGCGAACTGTTGTTCAGCCTCGGCCAGCAGCCGGGCCCGGGTCTCGCTTCCGTCGCGGGCCACGGGACCTCCAGAGTCAGTTTCCGGACCTAGCCCAGGGGGAGCAGGGCGGTGGTCGGGATGACCGACACGTCGATGTCCTCTGGGATCGCGTACTGGAA
The DNA window shown above is from Acidimicrobiales bacterium and carries:
- a CDS encoding DUF3039 domain-containing protein codes for the protein MTDRGNKPVQLSGLETATPTETVVEPTLDDGDHDRFAHFARKTDIVKSAVTGKPIVALCGKVWVPNRNPDRYPVCPTCREIYERKKAGEAGA
- a CDS encoding phytanoyl-CoA dioxygenase family protein, with the translated sequence MILEGDYRRDGAVCVRQAFSDEHLRWATEAIEANLADLSPLAKRASSHDDGAFVEDFCNWDRIPEMEQFIRESPAARIAATLTESSTVRLYHDHVLVKEPGTRQHTRWHQDLPYYNVNGHQNASMWFPVDPVDRSAAIRFIAGTHRGPWYMPRTFLDDRAAWFPEGSLAEIPDFDADPERWPVIGWALEPGDAVFFNMLTVHGSGGVGGTTRRRVLSVRFLGDDMVHASRSWPTSPPFPGLVEELDDGCPLDHPLFPVLWTRSGTEAEPRN
- a CDS encoding alpha-hydroxy-acid oxidizing protein, whose protein sequence is MGMLRTLRAVVRLRRPERDRTARRLRAAANVDDLRNLARRRLPAGVFDYIDGAAEDELALARNVEAFRATTFRPRVLRGLGSLDPSTTLLGRPLAFPLVLAPTGFTRIADPAGELAVVRAAGRAGIPFTLSTMGTRSIEECAAVAGPGARLWFQVYAWRDRDLIRRLVDRAAAAGFEALCLTVDTAVLGRRERDIRRGLTLPPEIGPGTFLDGIRRPGWTWRFLRSEPIRFANVEGLADGKGGPGDGRRAVDLAGYMNAQFDHGLSWDDVGWLRSIWNGPVLVKGIQSVADARLAVEHGVEGVVLSNHGGRQLDSAPAPFDLVPDVVAAVGGRIEVVCDGGVRRGSDIVKAVAAGATATMGGRLFLYALAAAGEAGVDHVLELLRLGTERTMALVGAASVGDLGPELLDTKGPSDR
- a CDS encoding TetR family transcriptional regulator, translated to MARDGSETRARLLAEAEQQFAEVGIWQATMGNIVRAAGQRNTSALTYHFGSREGVLDAILAEHGNPVDTHRGELLAALQLEPTPPADVRPLVSALVQPMTAVLAYPRGRRYVRIVAQLSDRFPAWQNVPGGVDQTHLTEALVELEARADGPDSTIRNARLVAMIRLMTSSLAARAVTLDSGAAPLLDDPSYEQDLTDVLVGVLTTPSTLVA